The Methanocorpusculum vombati genomic interval GAAATGAGTACGGCCATCCGCACAAGGAGCCGCTGGAGCGGTTTGTGCAGATGACGAAACACATCTACCGGACGGATATGGACGGGGATGTGGTGGTGACAACCGACGGCGAGGTATATTCTGTGGTGACACGCAAACCGCATGTGTATGAGAATGTGATTGTGCCAAACCAACCCGCAGCGGAGGCATGATGGAGAAGCTGCTGGTTACGGTTGATGCAATTGAGGGAGACAAAGCGTCGCTTCTTCTCCGGATGCCGGAGGAGGAGCGGCCTCTTGCGATTGTTCCGCTCGCACTGCTGCCGGAGGGTGTTTCTGCGGGAGATATTCTCTCTCTCTCGTTTCACGCAGAGCCGGAGCTGACGGAGGCCGCGCGGAGACGGGCAGAGGAGCTGCACAAGCAGCTTCTGCGGAGATAAGCGGATGCAATTCACGCATGCATGGGATGACTCACGGCTGAACGAAGAGGCACGGGCATTCCTCAGAACACGGGAGGAAGATCTCGGCGACCGGTGGGCAAAAATT includes:
- a CDS encoding DUF3006 domain-containing protein translates to MMEKLLVTVDAIEGDKASLLLRMPEEERPLAIVPLALLPEGVSAGDILSLSFHAEPELTEAARRRAEELHKQLLRR